Proteins from a single region of Bacillus sp. SM2101:
- a CDS encoding rhomboid family intramembrane serine protease — protein MFMRTENFRTFLFLYPIISFIIAIHILFWLILAIPTSMSNIIFQQMVGLNFLISQGEYWRLFTPIIIHSGFGHMLLNSFSLVLFGPALEKMLGKWKFIIVYIGAGFIANMATYFIEPLQYAHVGSSGAIFGLFGVYLYIVQFRKDIIDHANSQVIITILVIGLIMTFINPNINVVAHLFGLIGGAILAPLLITKNTSSYTYVAAQGRPVNYSNIFTKNNLIWLIIIFLVILGLFAR, from the coding sequence ATGTTTATGAGAACCGAAAACTTTCGCACCTTTTTGTTTTTATATCCTATTATTTCATTTATCATTGCTATTCATATTTTATTTTGGTTGATTTTAGCCATTCCTACATCAATGTCAAATATAATTTTCCAACAAATGGTTGGATTGAACTTTCTTATATCACAAGGAGAATACTGGCGTCTATTTACACCAATTATTATTCATAGTGGTTTTGGCCATATGCTGTTGAACTCATTTTCACTCGTATTGTTTGGCCCTGCTCTAGAAAAAATGCTAGGCAAGTGGAAATTCATCATTGTTTATATTGGTGCTGGTTTTATTGCAAATATGGCAACATACTTCATTGAGCCATTACAATATGCGCATGTTGGTTCATCCGGTGCTATATTCGGCTTATTCGGAGTTTATTTGTATATTGTTCAATTCCGTAAAGATATCATTGACCATGCCAACTCACAAGTCATTATTACCATTTTAGTCATCGGTTTAATCATGACATTTATAAATCCAAATATTAATGTTGTCGCTCATTTATTCGGGCTAATTGGTGGAGCCATATTAGCTCCTTTACTTATTACAAAGAATACATCATCTTATACTTATGTCGCAGCACAAGGACGTCCTGTGAATTACTCAAATATATTTACTAAAAACAATCTCATTTGGCTAATTATCATCTTTCTGGTCATACTAGGTTTATTTGCTAGGTAA
- the acpS gene encoding holo-ACP synthase, giving the protein MIIGIGIDIVEIKRVASTLERQGERFINRILTQNEQKIFNQLQGLRQIEFFCGRFAAKEAYSKALGTGIGKEISFLDIEITSNEQGRPIIAVSDENHIHLSISHSQEYAVAQVIIESSSS; this is encoded by the coding sequence ATGATTATCGGGATTGGGATTGATATCGTTGAAATAAAACGTGTAGCCAGTACTCTTGAAAGACAAGGCGAAAGGTTTATAAATAGAATTTTAACACAAAATGAACAAAAAATTTTTAATCAACTCCAAGGGTTGAGACAAATAGAATTTTTTTGTGGTAGATTTGCTGCAAAAGAAGCCTATTCAAAAGCTCTAGGCACGGGAATTGGAAAGGAAATTAGCTTTTTAGATATTGAAATTACATCAAATGAGCAAGGAAGGCCAATTATCGCAGTTTCCGATGAAAATCATATACATCTTTCGATATCTCACAGTCAAGAATATGCTGTAGCTCAAGTAATAATTGAAAGCTCGTCAAGCTAG